The genomic stretch ATGAGAGAGTTGGGTATTCGGGAGATTAAGGCATACGAGTTGTACAAGGATTTTTTTGCTGATAGTGTTGTGTTGACTACGGGTCTTACCAGATACGAGGAGGCATTGAGACGGATGGAGTTCACTAGCAGTGGAGGATGTGGGCCTAACCATTGGATGTACGGGGAGTATTTGTTTGTCTTTGCATCGTTGTTTAACTGGACTATTTGTGTCATCGCCCAGCATGAAACAACCTCATCTCGTACTTGGCATTGTTGCACATACTTACCCCTAAGGCCCACAGCCCATGTGACGAGGCCATATGGTGTTTTGTGGATCGTTAATTACCATCTCCATTGGATGAGATTGCATTGTCGAGTACCAGAGACAGATGCACCGATGCCCCCGATCGATCCTTTCTGGCTAGGGTCAAGAGACCCTTTGGTTGCACCATATGCTGATTTGTACGAGACAAACATCGAGAAATGGCATACGTTGATGGGAACTACACCTAAAGTTTATGGCAgaagacggcgttccaaaccaaCTGACGAAGAAACTGCAAGGAAATTAAACTTTGATAATGCATTTAAAGTTTGATTATGTAATAATTTAAAATACTATTGTTATAACAATCATGTCATTCAATTATTggaattcaaaataaccgttagaAGAGCctataaccgttataattcaaaaatgtccgttacaattcaaaataaccgttataattcaaaattaccgttataattcaaaaatgtccgttataattcaaaaatgtccgttacaattcaaaataaccgttataattcaaaattaccgttataattcaaaaatgtccgttacaattcaaaataaccgttataattcaaatattaccgttacaataaaaaaatagccgttacaattaATAGCTTATAAATAGGCCATTCTATGTGCCACTACAATCACAACATCctcaatcacaacatccaatcctattcactcactacaataataaaatggatctcacaaatgctcaaaaaaccagagtttatcaaataagaatcgatctaattgttcaaaatttaccaattCTAATTGAGCGTCTTGAATCAGTGGTTCCCAGTGCCACTGTATGGCACATGCTTGAAGAGCCTCCCATTGGTAGCCTTTGTATAATTTTACAAGGAAACCGAGAAGATGTGCTAACTCCAGCAGTTAGAGATGAGGTTGTCTCTGATGAAGTATTAAccgagaagatgtgggagtttcgcaGGTTAAGAAGCGATGTCTTTACATATTTTGAGCGTATCCTCACCGTGATCGATTACCCAAGACTATCAGACTTATGTGCTGGTAGAGTGCCGGGGCAAGGAATTCTTTATCTCTACTTGAATGATTTGTTGACTGAATATATGTCTACCCAACCGGAAGAAATTGAGGTTCATGATCATGacgaagataaggaatcgtcgtcttcatcatcggaagataattaagttcgatagttatttaattatgttatgttttaaatAATAATCGTTTATGACATGGGTttgggtttggggtttggggtttgggtttagggtttgggttttagagtttggggtttggggtttagggtttggggtttggggtttagggtttagggtttggggtttggggtttgggtttagggtttgggttttagggtttagggtttggggtttggggtttagggtttagggttttaattatgttttatcTTATTAAGTGTTGTGTCATGTCTGTTAAATTGTATCGTGTTTTAATCAAGTGTTGGATTGTGTTTTAATTAAAGTTGTATTTTAATTAAGTTTTAAGTACTTTCGTTCATTTCAATGCATAACAATAAAAACACTAAAAATGTTCACACAATGAAAATATTCATACATAACGAAAGAGAATAAAAATATCCATACGCAACACAAATAAAAATATCCGTACATAAACATAAAAATCTACACTACGGGGTaagctcatcatcatcatcatcatccccaGCATCATCCTCGGCATGGTCCTCGGCTCTGAAGAACGGCTCCATCTCATCCACCAATCTCCGTGCATATTGCCACTTCCTCTCCTTGGTAGGCTGTCTATAAATCTGTGAGAAATGACGACTAAGAGCTCGGGATACCTCGGGCTCCTCGCTCATAGGAAGAGAGCGAAACGGAGTACGGCGTGCAGGGGGGTAGAAGTGCGGGTGAGAAATCTTCCTATACCAAGACATGTATCGCGTATCACACTGAAAAGGCATCAAAGCCCGGTCAAACCGCTCTCTCAAAACTATCTCGACATCACTCAAACCCCACTCCAAATCAGGAGAATCACCATAAGACAACCTATAGCCCAAGGCCGGCTTAGCCGGACGATGGTCAACAGTCGGGAACCGCATAGAGCTCGGGATAACCTGAACATACCCGTACTGACGGAGACACCTATCAGGCTGGTACGGCTCTACTATATCCAAAAACCTAATCAACCCCGAGTAGAGAGAAATACTGCAAGTCCTGTGAGGACTAACGCCATAAGGGAGCCACGTCACCTGCTCCGCCCTAAGCCCGTCCAACCTCTGCCTGTGCTCCTCTAACAACCGAACATCTCCCCTAAACCTAGGAAGCCGTGACCAAGCCTCGACAAGTGGTCTCCCCTCGACATAATATCCGGAGTGTGGTCGGAACATGGGAAAGTACTCATATATCCAAGCCTGAAGCAACGGTAGACAACCGCTAACACCCTGACCCTCCCTACGCGAAGCCATCCCCAACTGTCGATACAAGTAGGCCAATGTCGCGGCCCCCCAAGCATACGTGCCGAtatcactcaactgatcaaacaacgGCAACATACGGGCAATAACCCTATCACTAGACTTGTCCGTAAACAAAGTCTGTCCTACCAATACCATCATGTAAGCCCTCAGCGAGTCATGCTGGTTACCCGTCTCCGCAAGCTCTATCAACTTCTTAAACCGTCGGTCCACCACCCTTGTACAACGGTGGTTTCACCTCTTTCAGAGGCAATCCAAATAAAGTGGCCACCTTCCCCTTCAAACCGATCTCCTCCCTCGTAGTACCGTCCTCCATAACCCTCGTGCCATCCACCCGTATCCCAAGGATCTTCTCAACATCATGCAACAAGATAGTAATCTCACCAAACGGCATATGAAAAGTGTTGGTGTCGGGCTGCCACCTCTCTACAAAAGCGCTAATGAGGTTCTCGTCCAAACCGGTCATCAAAGAATGCCTCAAATGACCAAGGCCACTCCTACTAACTCTCTCCATAACACCGTCACGGACCTTTATCTTACTTAACTTCTCTAAAGCACCCGGTCTCTCGTAACACGTGATCCACGATCTCATTCCCTGACCGGTCCAACTACCATAAGCTACGTGGCCACCAAAGCTACGTAGGACGCTAAGGACACTCGGACCACCCTCAACCGGACCCGTAAGACGCCAAGAATTATCCTGAGTCTTTGTCTTCTTCCTCCCCGTGCTACTAGATGAACCGTCACCAAGCGGCACATATCGACCTCTACCATCCCGTACCACCTTCTTGGGTGGTAGTCCGGCGGCCTCCTCGTCAAGAAAACGAGAGTCAtcgtcctcctcttcctcctcctcctcctcctcttcctcctcctcatcatcatcatcttgctCAACCACATGGTCAAAATGCTCTTCCTCCTCAACATCAGAATCGCCTAATGGCTGCCTATAAAACGCACTCGGAAAATCCATCTCGGTCATAACGGGCTCGGAAGTAGCGTCGGGAGTAGGGTCAACAGAAGGGCGTATTTCGATGCCCTTACCCCTGCCCCTACCCCGACCACGACGAGGAGCTAACGGTAAAGGGATACGCCGCTTAGAGCTCGTTACTCTTCGATCTTTCGTACGACCTAGTGAAGTCATAATGTAATCTTCGCTGTTCGACATCTGCATTTAGGAGATTAAAAAgttagttaaataaaataaaaacaagttttcataaaaaaataacataaaattaacaacttataatataaaataaatataaatttaacGATTATAAGTAAAATACACAACtactaaaacaagaaaaattaaaAATTGCTCATTAAAATAACTTTAAATACAAAATAAATTATcaactttaaaataaaaattataagtttgcacattaaaataaaaattatcaaCTTTAAATACAAAATAAATACAAATTACACATTTAAATACAAAATTAACAACTTTTAATTTATAAAAATATAAATTACACATTTAAATacaaatttaaataaaaaaaaacaagttttcatacaaaataatataaaataaaccatttaaataataaattaacgGTCGAAATGTAACTAAACGGTCTAAACCATAGACGGACATTGAGTTTCAAAGTCAGACCATGGCCAGGACGTTGAAACTCAACGTCCTTAACCACCATGGACGTGAAAAATGGACATCCAAGCCAGCTGAGGACGTGAGAAATGAACGTCCAAGCCATGTCTGACGTTGATATTCAACGTCCTCTCCCATGTCAGACGTTGGATTTCAACGTCCAACCCCAATATGGACGTTGAATCCTCACGTCTATCCCCCATATGGACGTTGAATACTCACGTCCTGCCTTAATTTGGACGTTGAATTCTCACGTCTTCCCTTCATTAAACCCGACATCCCCAAATTCATCCAACAAATTCAtcgacaacaataacaacaccaACAACAGATCTTTCCTTCcttcaaaaaaaaacaacaacaacaactaatacaacgacaacaataacaacaatcggcaatagcaacaaaaggaaacaaacTAAACCAAATTCGAGTCATTAAAACCATTGAACTAATTAAAACTaattcaaataatcaaataatcaatctCAATCTACATCTAATCAAatacaacaacaataaaaacCGAATACAATGCAAAAGGGATGGGAGACTTACTCGAATTTGGTGGTTTGTTgggaggtggaggtggaggtgttGCGGTGGTGATGCAGACGGGGATGTGGTCGTGTCGTGGTGGTGTGGTGGGCGGTGGAGTCGTGAGGTGAGGGGCGGTGGAGTCGTTTGAATGAAAGAGTGAAAAGGAGGAGTGAatgagtgagagagagagagatgcatAAGGGTAAGGGTCGTCTTTTTTTTAAAAGTCGTCGACGATTTGTTACAAAACGTCGGCGACGTTTTGCAACCCGGATCTTTAACCATAATTTCAATACCATTGTCACTTTTATCATATACATGTTGTCAATTTATTCACAGATATTTTTATAGTACATGAAAATTGCTTTGTCTTATTCCAATTTCTGATGGTTCCCCAAAACTTGGAGTTGCCTATTATTACTACGTTTTTTTTGAAGGTTGCCTATTATTACTACGTCAACACAAGCCTTTCGTTTTATTCTTGATTTCTATATCTGAAATTCATGGTCACACTCTCTCCTCGAGTCATCCGTATGGAATCGTTTTGGTCAAGTCACCTTATGAGCGGTCTAGCTGAATTGATTTATTATTACTATATGGGTATTGGAATTTTATCTGGACTGGAGTATTATTGAATGTTCTTTATACTTAATACTTTATACTTCCTCCGTTCTCATATaatctacccattttattaaaatactacactcatatattcaacaaatgggtaGATCATATAAAAACGGAGGAAGTATATGTTAATTTTATTATTGACGAGATGGGGTACGGATGAGTTTGTTTATATGATTAGGATGATATTAAATTATGGTTGTGAGGCTGATAGGACGGTGCTGTGGTAAATTGGTTGTTAGGATTAAAAAAATCCATCGTTAAATCATATGATATGTGTCGTTGTCGTTGCTCTCATTATTGGCTTTTGGCTGGAAATTTtgggctgttaccatctcgatttcccgaggtagtgaataacaaagtacaacaaaccaaagtactttaattaaaacttagcgattacatgttattACAACTTATCCAAACTATACTTAATATAAAAtttaatacaactcgcagcggaaataaataaagtgattaaataatctaagtggtctagacttctaggtagactggatATCAGAGAAAAACGATCATcatgcctaaccaatgaatataataatgaacttaggatgtgtctaataaaatggacccgggtagaaactgttaggagcccattttggcttaggatgagaaggtaccctcacttTGAACCCctgcccttccagttttgaaccggttacctttagagatattacagtgtggggtaatttaaaatgaatattgtttattttgtcttaggagttttgtttgccttgtttgaatgttgttttcattgatgattgcggttacggggacgtaactttgCTTCTATGGAGAGAGTATGTGTATATTTTAAGGAGTGGTATAAGCATGTGGATATGATAAAAGTATGTTCCCATGTATGTAGGAGGTGTAATTATGATTAACGTGTGAAGTATTACGGAAATtgcgtgaaattgtgaagaatgtgatttggtTAATTTCTCAGAAATTTTACTCTTGATTGCTTCGGCTACCATTTACTGCCTGtttatgagttagctttcatatgccactggtctcatgcttaaataatatacggtttaggagtaataaatattttagtggacaatggtcagaatattcctgtacagtgatgttttcgttccatgtttttgtaaaaattgtCATTTAAAACTTACTTATTGTTTAGGTgtgattccaactccactgtttaaaagattcgtatatgtttATAAATTGATAAGTCATGttgtaagaaaatattttgacatattttatagtgatttttacaagttgatctaagtttctgacaagttgctgtaaaatttctgtttcgaccaaataatttgtaaaatacattataaattgaccttatgagtttttgacttaatTCTTTTTCTTATGATTTGCTAACTCTATTTATTTTCTAGGAAGTATAAGTACTCAAGGAGTAACTAAGTTATTATTTATTAacgatttttggaagttgtaCTATGTTTTGTTATTCTTGAAAATGGAAGTTTTATCCCAAAGTTTGTAAAAGTTATTTTCTCATCTCGTGATATTTTGATATTGTAAATTTtgtgaagtagaataacatgtctaatgatatgcagaatgtgttgccctaagcctatatatatatatatatatatatatatatatatatatatatatatatatatatatatatatatatatattccatCCATGTTTAAGATTAGATGACGTTAGTAAGAAATAAACGCGCAATTAGTAAAGTTTAAATAATGTAGTTCGAATATACTATACAATGTGGGTTTGTTATCAAAGTAATTCACAGattgttgttatctatttacCCATTAATCGATGTTATGTTCAAAATGGTAGTTGTTTTATGTTACAAGGTGTATTGCATGTTCTTGTGGTGTTATAATAAGTGGTTTAAGTATTTCCGTTGTCGATatgttgaacttcgaggacgaagttaatttttagggggatagaatgtgatactacaaatgttttgagttattgttgtgacaTCTTTTAACAAATtggtgtaattgataattgtaaatggataattgtgttatcaCAAGTTGGAATAGTGTTCAGTTGTGTGGATATTTATAAATGTTGTTGTgatagttgtgggcgaacttcgggacgaagttcattttaaggggggaagactgtaataccccgtaatttaataataatttatgagaataacttatgtaatttaaataattaattaatgtcatttctaataataattacaaataagacattaattaaataataaaataagtatccaaatcgggaattgggcttagctagtaattgtgctttgggccgtgtgccatagtAATGTGGACCAAAATTAATTAATCTAGTATGAGTATGGTCAGTAATTATTTTggaatttaataataataataataaggaaataataataggtaaaggtaataataattatatcaataattatcctaataataatagtgttatggaaataataaaattagtaaagatagtatatGGTAATCCTACTTATGGCAAGACTAATATAAtgtgtaataataataaatattatgtaatttataataataatcgtataataataataaggtaatagtaatagtttcctaattggtatCTCATACACCCTAAACATAGACTATAAATACAAAGTAATTCTGAAAAAGTAATTCATAAAATAGAAGAAGGAGAATTTGTAGACGGAAGAGGCagttagcgataaaaggtaacgatttgtgaagaaattgTAATCAGGTTCGGTTGCTTTAAATATTCAGATTCTTGTTGAGCTGCTCAGTTGGAAATTTGCTAtcaaggtaggatagctactcaatcactttaatgtttacttgaattatattatctgattgtattggttgaatttttggaattgtgatggatgatatatatgattgttggttggttgtattgatatgatttaattattgactacctcagcccgtgactgagatgatttgattattgactacctcagctcgtgatgagatgattatattgattattggattactcagcttcgtgtctgagatggtaagaaattgtgttgctcaattgtttgcattttcatatcataagcacttgcattggataccttAGAACTagttctgcaggacttgtttctgagatgatgagactacctcaacttcggttgggatgatgagactacccctGCCAGGTATTGGCTGGATGAGCGGGAGCGTcagaggattgatcatgagcatgcattgcatttgcatttaatattgtcttgtatccatttattgttgttgtttagctATTCCCACTCAATCTCGTGGTTGACGTGTATTCGGTAAACACTTATGAtgaaccttaatggggagcagatttgataggtactaaagattagctgactcgggagcttatgggaatgcgtgaggatttggccagtctacctagaagtctagaccacttagattatttaatcactttatttattttcgctgcgagttgtattaaaTTTTATATTAAGTCTAGTTTGGATATGTTGTAATAACATGTAATTActaagttttaattaaagtactttggtttgttgtactttgttattcactacctcgggaaaccgagatggtaacagtcttatttatttggaaatgtctagctaaaggctcctaaataaatgggagtGTTACAGACGCGGAAGAGAAGGCATATGTTAGGCAACAAACTATGGCCGGGGTTCTACCGAGAGATATTAAAAATGCTCTTCATTTGAAAACCCCAGAAAAACCTCAACAGTCAAGCACCCAGCTATATAATGAAACAAGGAAACTTAGGAAAGAAGTTAGGGGTGAAAGAAACACCGCTCAGCAAATGTTGGCTCTAGCGGTAGAAGCGAAATACGTCCAATGACACGAGATTAATTCCGAGACAAAAGGGATTAGTCATGTTTTCATGGCACATCCTGATTCCGTGAATTTGTTCCGGGCTTATCCTTACGTGGTTATCATGGATTCGACGGATAAAACCAACACGTACAAGAATATGCTTACTGAGATGGTTAGTGTCACACCCACCAGATCGTCCTTCTTAATTGCATGTTCGATGATTACTACCGAGTCTGAGGAGTCTTACAAGTGGCTGTTGAAGAAGTTAGCTGACATTTTAGATGTCACTGGAGCGTCCTCTTCTGTTTTTGTCACCGACCGGGAATTGGGTTTGATCAATTCTCTTGAGGCAATATTTCCCGGGGTTGATCATTTGTTGTGTCGATGACACATGAACAAAGCCATCAAGAGTAAAGCTTTGGAATTCTACCATACTGAGAGTATGAAGGCATTTATCATCACAAATCTAGAAGACGGTTGGAACAAGGTGATCAATGCACCTACCGAGCAAGCGTTTCAGCAAGCTTGGGCGTGTTTCAGTCGTAAGTGGGGATGTATGTCCGCTTATATACAGAGAGCTTGGGGTGAGCACGCAGGGAAGTTTGTTTTATGCTATACAAATGAGGTCTTCCATCTTGGTAACACAGTAACTTCTCGTGTTGAGTCAGCACATTCTTTATTGAAGGCTTGGTTAAAATCTAATCATCTTACACTTGATACCATGTGGTCCCGTATCCACGGCATGCTAGAAGGTCAAAACTCCAAGATTAAGAAAGAACTCGAAGATTCAATGAGTAAACCAAGGATAACATCCTGTACTTTCTCCTTATTACAAGGGAACATGTCTACTAAGGCCATAGAGTTAATGGATAAAGAACTTTTGAGAGGCCTTGGATTGGGTATCGGGTTGGAGGATGGATGCGGACACGTGCTACGAACGACTTATGGGTTACCTTGTGCATGCAATTTGGTATCTTTGCACAAAAGAGGTAGGAGGGTCCATCTCGAGGATATTCATGTCTTTTGGAAGACATTGGTGTATGATAGTCCTCAACAAATGCCGAAAAATGATGGTGATTTGTTTGAAAAATTAGTTGACAGAGTGAGAAACGGTGACCCGGTTAAACGAAGGGCGGTCATAGACTTGTTGCGTGACTTCTCCCACCCGGAGGACCAAGAGATTTTGCCACCCCCTTTTCATGAGCAACCGAAAGGCCGTCCGAGAGGTTCTACAACTAGAAACAAGTCGGGTTTCGAGCATGCAGAAAGGAAATTCGGGACACCAAGTACTCACGGTTCAAAAAATGCagatcaatcacaacaaagacTTGGTGATTTCGAATCAGGACCTCCTGGTGCTCCTTTGGGAAGGAACTTTACCATTGGCTTATATCATCATGGGCCAAACGGTAGGGTGTTCCTGAGGTTCTTTGGGGCCACTTCGATGGTTGGGTGGATGTTGGAGATGACGGTCATTGAAGGTTCCGGTTAGTATCTCACGCCCAGCGGGGCCAAGAGACGGATTATATAGTTATGCGGGAATGGTGTGCGAGGGAGATGAGGAGCGACGATATGTACAGAGAGTTGTTCGGAATTTATCAATCATCGACTACCGGTATGACAGGGTTTGAGGAGGCACTTAAACGAGTTGAGTTTTTTTATCAGATTAGTTGTGGGCCGGCATACTGGATATGTCGTGACAATTTGCTAGTGTTTGCAACGCTTTTCAACTAGACAATATGTGTGATTGGTCATTTACGAGGGGAAGATGGGAAGAAAGTTTGGGACGGAAGTTGCAACACTATCATGCCTTTGAAGACCCGAACGGAAGGCAGACTACCGTACGGTATTATGTGGATTGTCCTACACCAGAACCATTGGATGCGTTGCATTCtagagccccccccccccccgagagTCTGCCTATGCCGCCACTTCACCCCCCTTGGTTGACCTACCGAGATGCTAGTATTGCTCACCTAGATATGTTGTACCAACAGAACACTGAGAATTGGCAAGCATTCATGGGAGAGACATCGAGAAGACGTCGTAGAAGCCGAAATTCTGATACTGCGACAGTtatgtaacattttgttttatgggCCTAAATCCATGAGTTATCTACAttagaaaatctgttttggtacccacggtgatgcttggaggtttgatagatgagcgaacttcgggacgaagttcattttaaggggggaagattgtaatatcccaaatattttaaggttttaattactaatttatttattttatattttgggttaaaaaaaataagaattttaaaataaaaatataagaGAGCTTTGAAATCGGTTTATCTATTTAATAGGGTTTAACTCTTTATATGTCCATGCGTTATTTTAATCTTTCGCTTTTGGCCGCCTAACCAATTTGCCCTTCTATTCTTTCTAATCTTGCCAAACCCCGGATTCATCATCTGACAATATTTATCACACACCCATAATTTAATTTGTATGAACTTCTAGTGCTTCATCGTCTTTATCGTACTATATTGTCACCTTTAATTTATTTTGGGGTTTAGACATTGAGATTTAGCTGTGATCTGTTGCTGCTCGTCAATTTGTCCCTTCGCCTGCTTTAATTCTTTATaaataaggtaacacgattctaccgatcctattactcttaatattgttcggggttgtatgtATATGTGCAATTATTTGTCAATAGATGATAATAGTGATTAATTAATGTTGTGCAATACTATGCGTTCTCTATTAATTCTATATTTTGttactcttaatttaattacCTTGTGAGATGGGTTTAGAATTGGTGTATTGAATAACATGAGAGTTGGAATATTGAGAAAGGATAACCTCTGTCAAATGCGGAGTTTGTGTCGTTATAGAATAATACGAATTTGTATATTAATACTCCTAGTTGAGGTAGTACGGATTTGTATAGGAATAAGTACTCTTGGTTGTGAATACACAGTGGAATGGTAAATATGAAAGTGGGCTTTGGTGAATTTTGAAAGTGGAATACTTGTTTTACGAATCCTTGTTATAATATTGCAATTGGTGGTACACACTTTTAACCAAGACTGAGTTTTACGGGAAATTTGCGATAGTATTGTGTTTAAATTATCGTTTCCTCTGTCCTTGattcgtgggtgagtagcttagagtcttg from Silene latifolia isolate original U9 population chromosome 5, ASM4854445v1, whole genome shotgun sequence encodes the following:
- the LOC141656111 gene encoding uncharacterized protein LOC141656111, which codes for MHLSLSHSFTPPFHSFIQTTPPPLTSRLHRPPHHHDTTTSPSASPPQHLHLHLPTNHQIRMSNSEDYIMTSLGRTKDRRVTSSKRRIPLPLAPRRGRGRGRGKGIEIRPSVDPTPDATSEPVMTEMDFPSAFYRQPLGDSDVEEEEHFDHVVEQDDDDEEEEEEEEEEEEEDDDSRFLDEEAAGLPPKKVVRDGRGRYVPLGDGSSSSTGRKKTKTQDNSWRLTGPVEGGPSVLSVLRSFGGHVAYGSWTGQGMRSWITCYERPGALEKLSKIKVRDGVMERVSRSGLGHLRHSLMTGLDENLISAFVERWQPDTNTFHMPFGEITILLHDVEKILGIRVDGTRVMEDGTTREEIGLKGKVATLFGLPLKEVKPPLYKGGGPTV